The sequence GGCGCCAACTTCGCGTCCGCAGGGTCCGGGTACTACGACCACACGGCACTCATGTATGTAAGTACACATCACATCATCATCAGTGACTGACATTCCCAAGGATTCCAAGATCTCATCTTGGCACGAACAAACAAAATGCTGGTCTGATCTGTGTGACATGGCCAGCACGCGATCCCGCTGTCCCAGCAGCTGGAGTACTTCAAGGAGTACCAGTCGAagctggcggcggtggccggcgccggccaggCCCGGTCCATCGTCACCGGCGCGCTGTACATCATCAGCGCCGGCGCCAGCGACTTCGTCCAGAACTACTACATCAACCCCCTGCTCTTCAAGACCCAGACCGCCGACCAGTTCTCCGACCGCCTCGTCGCCATCTTCAGCAACACCGTCTCGGTGAGCTAGCGGCTCGATCTCGATCATCGCCGGCGACGTGTTCCGATCCGGCCGGATAGATCATCTATAACACAACCTTCGATGGTTCTGATGATGGCCGTCTGCTTGCAGCAACTCTACGGCATGGGGGCGCGGCGCATCGGCGTGacgtcgctgccgccgctgggGTGCCTGCCGGCGTCGATCACGCTGttcgggcacggcggcggcgggtgcgtgGCGAGGCTCAACCGCGACGCCCAGAGCTTCAACCGGAAGATGAACGCCACCGTGGACGCGCTGTCGAGCCGGTACCCGGACCTCAAGATCGCCGTGTTCGACATCTACACGCCGCTCTACGACCTGGCCACGAACCCGCAGGCGCAGGGCTTcacggaggcgcggcgcgggtgctgcgggaCGGGGACGGTGGAGACGACGGTGCTCCTCTGCAACCCCAAGTCGGTGGGGACGTGCCCCAACGCCACGTCCTACGTGTTCTGGGACGCCGTCCACCCGTCGGAGGCGGCCAACCAAGTCATCGCCGACTCGCTCATCACCGAGGGCCTCATCCTCGTCACGTAATAAACCACTCGGCTCGGTCGGTCACCGGCCGGAGCTGCTACTGCTGCACCTGTTTGTGTGCAGGGCAGTGTCCTTGGATGAAACAGGCTACAAGCTACATCATTGTGCGCATCCTGAGAGAAAATAACACAAAGTTATCACTAGGTGTCTCTAGATTCTGTAAAATTACTCTTCTCTTTAAAAAAAACCGAATGATGTTAATGTCTCAGGAAACTACTACTGTATAAGCCACATCAAAATGAAGCCTTTTGTTTATTATCAAGTTTAACTTGGCAtttgtgtgcgcgcgcgcctgCGTCAGCCGTCAGGAGAGGTTCCAACAGTTTAGTTCTTCTATGTCAGCGGCCATCCGTAGGCAGTATACCAAGGCAGAAATCTGCAAGATTGCAACCGGTTGCCTCCTCCCTCCCAAGCCGAGAGATCCTAtctggagtggcggcggcgctggactgGAGCGGCTGCAGGAGCCGGGAGGTGCTCCAGATGAGGATACAAGGATGAATTTGGCCGTACCCAGCgcgcacaatttttttttagcTGAAACAATTTGTTATGATGCTAGCTAATATACTTGCACATTCCTATAGGTGATACTGTGAAGCATTTATTTCCCTTATCGGTTTTCATCACGACATAATTAAATTTCACATGACAACATCTCGATCAAAATCttttcaaacaaaattttgacCTCTAGCACTTCTTAACAATTTCATACATGCCAACCATCCTCCTTCCTCAAAAAATTTCCCTGTCATCACGATCTTGACTTTAGCAACGACGAGGGTGCCCACCATATTAGCATGCATGCTCGTCCGCATGCAGCCTAATGGTTACAAAAGTCTTGGTAGCACCTGAGGTTCTGAGTTCGACTCTCCATGAGAGCGGATACTCTGGGATTTAACGGtgttgtgcattcagtggtagaCGACGTTTCCATCGACAACGAGACgtttgtggtgacttcgtcaatctcgaggatttgccggctcaatCTTCGAAGATGCTTATAGGGATAGGATTTGCATACATGTGTTAGGTGCGCGTACGTTGTGAGTGTTTGGGTTGTattgtgtaatctaaaaaataCATGCTCGTCCCGTGGTATGATGAGCAAGCCAACCTTTTTTTTGCTTGTCGATTATTCGAATTAAATCAATCTTTTAAACTAATCTCAGTATATagttttattttattatattatttCTAATACTATATGATATGATCATCGATGGGTGTTATTGTCACGCTCGAGCTCGGCTTATTGACAAACTGCCCTCCCGCTGGAGGCTCAGCCGCTCTCTTTCTCTCCTCCAACCTTTCccttctccaaaaaaaaaacatttcccTTCTCTCGAAGAGAAACTCTCTCCCGATCTCCTCCCTTGCTCGAGAtcttccttccctggcggcgacgactgggcgagcggcggtcCAGCCTATTGAAGATTAATTGGAGAGATTTGAAGGATTTCAGGATCTAGGGTTGTGAGGAGAGGAACAAAGGCAAGAACTGAGTGGGGGAAAAAACTGAACTAGCCTCTGTCGATGCTTCTCTGTCCCTCATGTACATCTAAAATACTTTTTATAGTTTAATCCCTAGCATATATATAGTATTTACACCTCAACACTCTCCCTCAAGATGGGGCGAATACATCATGTAGACCCATCTTGCTACAAAATGATGAAAATAATTTTTCTGGCAACCCTTTCGTTAGGACATCTGCTACTTGGCTAGTTGAAGTTACATATGGCAAACGAATAATCCCTTCGTCAAGCTTCTCCTTAATGAAGTGTCGATCAATTTCAATGTGTTTGGTTCGATCATGCTGCACTGGGGTTATTAGCAATATCAATAGCCGCCTTATTGTCACAATATAACATCAAGGGCTTGCTCTTAAATAGCCGTAACTCCAT comes from Panicum virgatum strain AP13 chromosome 4K, P.virgatum_v5, whole genome shotgun sequence and encodes:
- the LOC120702611 gene encoding GDSL esterase/lipase APG-like, encoding MAPAATVQARWLLGAALLLVVGALGGGAQPLVPAVMTFGDSSVDVGNNDYLHTIIKANFPPYGRDFANHAATGRFCNGKLATDITADTLGFTTYPAAYLSPQASGQNLLIGANFASAGSGYYDHTALMYHAIPLSQQLEYFKEYQSKLAAVAGAGQARSIVTGALYIISAGASDFVQNYYINPLLFKTQTADQFSDRLVAIFSNTVSQLYGMGARRIGVTSLPPLGCLPASITLFGHGGGGCVARLNRDAQSFNRKMNATVDALSSRYPDLKIAVFDIYTPLYDLATNPQAQGFTEARRGCCGTGTVETTVLLCNPKSVGTCPNATSYVFWDAVHPSEAANQVIADSLITEGLILVT